A region from the Euleptes europaea isolate rEulEur1 chromosome 13, rEulEur1.hap1, whole genome shotgun sequence genome encodes:
- the KLHL22 gene encoding kelch-like protein 22, whose amino-acid sequence MAEDQEPARPCKTPLEPSMKECTSNTYRSAQHSQALLSGLVALRDSGVLFDVILLVEGKAIEAHRILLAASCDYFRGMFAGGLKEMEQEEVQIQGVSYNAMCKILNFIYTSELELSLNNVQEILTAACQLQIPEVIKFCCDFLMSWVDDENILDVYRLADLFDLSHLSEQLDSYILKNFVTFSKTQMYRQLPLEKVYALLSSNLLEVTSENEVYEGALLYHYTPEQVETDQVSLMEPPKLLETVRFPLMEFQILQRLHDKLSPCPLKETVASALMYHKNECLQPMLQNMHTQLRSQFQCVVGFGGMHSTPSTVLSNQAKYLNPLSGEWRHFAAAQSRKMSNQGIAVLNNFVYLIGGDNNVRGFRAEFRCWRYDPRHNKWFQIQSLQQEHADLCVCVVGEYIYAVAGRDYHEDLREVERYDPKTNTWEYVAPLKKEIYAHAGATLEGKMYITCGRRGEDYLKELHCYDPVGDRWESLADGPVRRAWHGMAAVLGRLYVIGGSNNDSGYRRDVHLVACYTPSTGQWTCVRPLPAGHGEPGIAVLGHKIYVLGGRSHNRGIRMDYVHIYEAERDDWEEGPPLEEDISGMAACVLTLPRAILMDVERWDPEWHRERLQNPLDVSSEVMSVSDWEEFDNLGDD is encoded by the exons ATGGCGGAGGATCAGGAGCCAGCACGGCCATGCAAGACTCCTCTTGAGCCTTCGATGAAGGAGTGTACCAGCAACACATACCGCAGCGCTCAACACTCGCAGGCTTTGCTGAGTGGCTTGGTGGCGCTCCGAGACAGCGGCGTCCTCTTCGATGTCATTTTACTtgtggaagggaaggctattgaaGCTCACCGCATCCTCCTGGCTGCATCGTGTGACTACTTCAG GGGAATGTTTGCTGGTGGACTAAAAGAAATGGAACAAGAGGAGGTCCAGATCCAGGGTGTGTCTTATAATGCTATGTGCAAAATCCTAAACTTCATATACACTTCTGAGCTGGAGCTCAGTCTAAACAACGTGCAGGAAATACTCACTGCAGCTTGTCAACTTCAG ATCCCTGAGGTTATCAAATTCTGCTGTGACTTCCTCATGTCTTGGGTGGATGATGAGAACATCTTGGATGTGTATCGACTAGCTGACCTTTTTGACCTGAGCCATCTGAGTGAGCAGCTAGACTCCTACATTTTGAAAAATTTTGTTACATTCTCCAAGACACAAATGTACCGCCAGCTCCCCCTTGAAAAGGTCTATGCCCTTCTCAGCAGCAACTTATTGGAGGTCACCTCTGAGAATGAGGTCTATGAAGGAGCCCTCCTTTACCATTACACACCAGAGCAGGTGGAGACAGATCAGGTCTCCTTGATGGAACCTCCTAAACTGCTGGAGACAGTCCGTTTTCCCTTGATGGAGTTCCAAATTCTGCAGAGGCTCCATGACAAACTAAGCCCATGTCCATTAAAGGAGACAGTGGCCAGTGCGTTGATGTACCACAAGAATGAGTGCCTTCAACCAATGCTTCAGAACATGCACACACAACTGAGGTCACAGTTTCAGTGTGTCGTGGGCTTTGGGGGGATGCATTCGACTCCATCCACAGTTCTCAGCAACCAAGCCAAGTACTTAAACCCACTGTCGGGTGAATGGAGGCACTTTGCTGCAGCTCAGTCCCGCAAAATGTCCAACCAGGGAATTGCGGTTCTCAATAACTTTGTCTACTTAATTGGGGGAGATAACAATGTACGAGGTTTTCGAGCAGAGTTCAGGTGTTGGAG GTATGACCCACGACACAACAAGTGGTTCCAGATCCAGTCCCTTCAGCAAGAGCACGCAGACCTCTGTGTCTGCGTTGTGGGCGAGTACATCTATGCTGTGGCAGGAAGGGACTACCATGAAGACTTGCGGGAGGTGGAAAGATACGACCCCAAAACCAACACCTGGGAATATGTGGCCCCTCTCAAGAAGGAG ATATACGCACATGCAGGAGCTACTTTGGAAGGGAAGATGTATATTACCTGTGGGAGACGAGGTGAGGACTACCTGAAAGAGCTGCATTGTTATGATCCAGTGGGCGATCGCTGGGAGAGTCTGGCTGATGGGCCTGTCCGGCGGGCTTGGCATGGGATGGCTGCAGTGCTGGGCAGACTGTATGTGATTGGAGGCAGTAACAATGATTCTGGCTATAGAAGAGACGTTCACCTG GTTGCCTGCTATACTCCAAGCACCGGTCAGTGGACTTGCGTCCGCCCTCTGCCTGCAGGACATGGAGAACCTGGCATTGCCGTCCTGGGTCACAAGATCTATGTCTTAGGGGGCAGGTCCCATAACCGGGGCATCCGCATGGACTATGTCCACATTTATGAAGCTGAAAGAGATGACTGGGAAGAAGGGCCACCTTTAGAAGAGGATATTTCTGGGATGGCTGCCTGTGTACTCACATTGCCAAGGGCCATCCTAATGGATGTGGAGAGATGGGACCCTGAGTGGCATCGGGAAAGACTGCAGAATCCACTGGATGTTTCTTCTGAGGTCATGAGCGTATCTGACTGGGAAGAATTCGATAATCTGGGCGATGATTAG